A portion of the Stella humosa genome contains these proteins:
- a CDS encoding TRAP transporter small permease, which yields MAEQPIITGPVSADPRQSAGRPRVPIRIEEALMAAAMAAMCLITFGNVAVRYLTNISFAFTEEYSISLMVIMTLLGAGVAVAGDRHIRIGYFVERFLPRRRRGVEVLVLAIVAVTFAILAWLGWRMTWDDYRFEVTSPGLGVPQWIYTVWLPVLSAAVAGRAVGRAWRVGRGR from the coding sequence ATGGCTGAGCAGCCCATCATCACCGGGCCGGTATCGGCCGACCCGCGCCAGAGCGCCGGCCGCCCGCGCGTGCCGATCCGCATCGAAGAGGCGCTGATGGCCGCGGCCATGGCGGCCATGTGCCTCATCACCTTCGGCAATGTCGCGGTCCGCTACCTCACCAACATCTCGTTCGCCTTCACCGAGGAATACTCGATCAGCCTCATGGTCATCATGACCCTGCTGGGGGCGGGCGTGGCGGTGGCGGGCGACCGGCACATCCGTATCGGCTATTTCGTCGAGCGCTTCCTGCCGCGTCGGCGGCGCGGGGTCGAGGTGCTGGTGCTGGCGATCGTGGCCGTCACCTTCGCCATCCTGGCCTGGCTCGGCTGGCGTATGACCTGGGACGACTATCGCTTCGAGGTCACTTCGCCCGGGCTGGGCGTGCCGCAATGGATCTACACCGTCTGGCTGCCGGTGCTGTCGGCGGCGGTCGCCGGCCGCGCCGTTGGCCGGGCCTGGCGCGTGGGGCGCGGCCGATGA
- a CDS encoding TRAP transporter large permease gives MTAGLLLFGAFGAMLVLGTPIAVALGLAGFLAIWTADLGVMAMPTNVYTGIAKYPLLAIPMFVLAGAIFDRSGVAERLVRFATALVGRGAGMLAVVTIVVAMFLGGISGSGPANAAAVGGVMIGAMGRAGYPPAFSASVVGAAAATDILIPPSIAFIIYSVLVPSATVPALFAAGMIPGVLAGLALIIPVVWMSRRHGFGTHDDGTPLPRVWQSFKEAIWGLMAPVVILGGMRSGWFTPTEAAVMAVIYGLFVGIVIYRSIAWRDIYEMLVEAAEISAVILIVVALASVFAWAANTLGVIDPIVKSILGMGMGQYGVLVLLIAMLVVIGMFLDGVSTFLILLPLLIPIAQHYGWDLVWFGVLLTMKVAIGQFTPPMAVNLMVSCRIAQVPIESTVRWVGWMIVAMFVALGLVIAFPELALWLPRVLGYL, from the coding sequence ATGACCGCGGGCCTGCTGCTCTTCGGTGCCTTCGGGGCGATGCTGGTCCTGGGCACGCCGATCGCCGTGGCGCTCGGTCTGGCCGGGTTCCTTGCCATCTGGACGGCCGACCTCGGCGTCATGGCGATGCCGACCAACGTCTATACCGGCATCGCCAAGTATCCCCTGCTGGCGATCCCCATGTTCGTGCTGGCGGGCGCCATCTTCGACCGCTCCGGCGTGGCCGAGCGGCTGGTGCGCTTCGCGACCGCGCTGGTCGGCCGGGGTGCCGGCATGCTGGCGGTGGTCACGATCGTCGTCGCCATGTTCCTGGGCGGCATCTCGGGCTCTGGTCCGGCCAATGCCGCGGCCGTCGGCGGCGTCATGATCGGCGCAATGGGCCGGGCCGGCTACCCGCCCGCCTTCTCGGCCAGCGTCGTCGGTGCGGCGGCGGCGACCGACATCCTGATCCCGCCCTCGATCGCTTTCATCATCTATAGCGTGTTGGTGCCGAGCGCGACGGTGCCGGCCCTCTTCGCCGCTGGCATGATCCCCGGCGTCCTGGCCGGGCTGGCACTCATCATCCCCGTCGTCTGGATGTCGCGGCGGCACGGCTTCGGGACCCACGACGACGGCACCCCGCTGCCGCGCGTGTGGCAGAGCTTCAAGGAGGCGATCTGGGGCCTGATGGCGCCGGTGGTCATCCTGGGCGGCATGCGCAGCGGCTGGTTCACGCCGACCGAGGCCGCCGTGATGGCCGTTATCTATGGCCTCTTCGTCGGCATCGTCATCTATCGCAGCATCGCCTGGCGCGACATCTACGAGATGCTGGTGGAGGCGGCCGAGATCTCGGCCGTGATCCTGATCGTCGTGGCGCTGGCCAGCGTCTTCGCCTGGGCCGCCAACACGCTGGGCGTCATCGACCCGATCGTCAAATCCATCCTCGGCATGGGTATGGGGCAGTATGGGGTGCTGGTGCTGCTGATCGCCATGCTGGTGGTGATCGGCATGTTCCTGGACGGCGTCTCCACCTTCCTCATCCTGCTGCCGCTGCTGATCCCCATCGCCCAGCATTATGGCTGGGACCTGGTGTGGTTCGGCGTGCTGCTGACGATGAAGGTGGCGATCGGCCAGTTCACCCCGCCGATGGCGGTCAACCTGATGGTGTCCTGCCGCATCGCCCAGGTGCCGATCGAATCGACCGTGCGCTGGGTCGGCTGGATGATCGTCGCCATGTTCGTTGCGCTGGGCCTCGTCATCGCCTTCCCCGAGCTTGCCTTGTGGCTGCCCCGCGTGCTGGGCTACCTCTAG
- a CDS encoding BKACE family enzyme, which yields MAAAKKVIITCAVTGSIHTPTMSPYLPLTPDEIATQAIEAAEAGASILHLHARDPKTGKPTPDPATFMEFLPRIKQSTDAVINITTGGGHGMSLQERLAAAVLARPEMTSLNMGSMNFGLFPMLDRPREWKHDWEPQMLENSRDFIFRNTFKDIEYILKELGEGAGVKFEYECYDVGHLYNLAHFLDRKLVTPPLFVQTIFGILGGIGADPENLMHMKRTADKLFGDDYRWSVLAAGRHQLPFTTMAAVMGGNVRVGLEDSLYIGKGQLAKSNAEQVRRIRSIIEALSLEVATPEEARAELALKGGDKVAF from the coding sequence ATGGCCGCCGCCAAGAAGGTCATCATCACCTGCGCCGTCACCGGCTCGATCCACACGCCGACCATGTCGCCGTACCTGCCGTTGACGCCGGACGAGATCGCGACCCAGGCGATCGAGGCGGCCGAGGCCGGCGCCAGCATCCTTCACCTCCATGCCCGCGACCCCAAGACCGGCAAGCCGACGCCCGACCCGGCGACGTTCATGGAGTTCCTGCCGCGCATCAAGCAGTCGACCGACGCGGTCATCAACATCACCACCGGCGGCGGCCACGGCATGTCGCTGCAGGAGCGGCTGGCGGCCGCCGTGCTGGCCCGGCCGGAGATGACCTCGCTCAACATGGGCTCGATGAATTTCGGCCTGTTCCCCATGCTCGACCGCCCGCGCGAGTGGAAGCATGACTGGGAGCCGCAGATGCTGGAAAACTCCCGCGACTTCATCTTCCGCAACACCTTCAAGGATATCGAATACATCCTGAAGGAGCTGGGCGAGGGTGCCGGCGTGAAGTTCGAGTACGAGTGCTATGACGTCGGCCACCTCTACAACCTGGCCCACTTCCTCGACCGCAAGCTGGTGACGCCGCCGCTCTTCGTGCAGACGATCTTCGGCATCCTGGGCGGCATCGGCGCCGACCCCGAGAACCTGATGCACATGAAGCGCACGGCCGACAAGCTGTTCGGCGACGACTATCGCTGGTCGGTGCTGGCGGCGGGCCGCCACCAGCTTCCCTTCACCACGATGGCCGCCGTGATGGGCGGCAACGTCCGCGTCGGGCTGGAGGACAGCCTCTATATCGGCAAGGGCCAACTGGCGAAGTCCAACGCCGAGCAGGTGCGCCGCATCCGCTCGATCATCGAGGCCCTGTCGCTCGAAGTGGCGACGCCCGAGGAAGCCCGGGCCGAGCTGGCGCTGAAGGGCGGCGACAAGGTGGCGTTCTAG
- a CDS encoding AEC family transporter — MEATLTVVLPVFGLLAVGWAVARFGIVDDRGARGVGQVVLHVLIPALLFRSLATERGLGPMELKVAGAFFLGCLSLYGIGMLVARRFFAARLDGQAFMGMSVTFGNTVQMGIPLVLLAYGPKGEAPLLAIITFHSLILISLTTVLVEIGQNRGRGPIDTLRQSVVALLTHPIILAILAGIVFGLTGLKLPEVIDRFLLMLGAGAGPMALLSLGAGLNGMHIAGDLRESLVVTAMKLVALPLLVWLAADKVFALPPLEVAVATVAAAMPTGANVFILARRYDLYLRRAASAVLISTVGSVVTITVILTLLRV, encoded by the coding sequence GTGGAGGCGACCCTTACGGTCGTGCTGCCCGTCTTCGGCCTGCTGGCCGTGGGCTGGGCGGTCGCGCGCTTCGGCATCGTCGACGACCGCGGTGCCCGCGGCGTCGGCCAGGTGGTGCTGCACGTCCTGATCCCGGCCCTGCTGTTCCGCAGCCTGGCGACGGAACGCGGGCTGGGGCCGATGGAGCTGAAGGTGGCCGGGGCCTTCTTCCTCGGCTGCCTGTCGCTCTACGGCATCGGCATGCTGGTGGCGCGGCGCTTCTTCGCCGCCCGCCTCGACGGCCAGGCGTTCATGGGGATGAGCGTCACCTTCGGCAATACGGTGCAGATGGGCATCCCCCTGGTGCTGCTGGCCTATGGCCCCAAGGGCGAGGCGCCGCTGCTCGCCATCATCACCTTCCATTCGCTGATCCTGATCTCGCTGACGACGGTGCTGGTGGAGATCGGCCAGAATCGCGGGCGCGGGCCCATCGACACGCTGCGCCAGAGCGTGGTCGCCCTGCTGACCCATCCCATCATCCTGGCGATCCTGGCCGGCATCGTCTTCGGACTGACCGGGCTGAAGCTGCCGGAGGTGATCGACCGCTTCCTTCTCATGCTGGGCGCGGGCGCGGGGCCGATGGCGCTGCTGTCGCTGGGGGCGGGGCTGAACGGCATGCATATCGCGGGTGACCTGCGCGAAAGCCTGGTCGTCACGGCGATGAAGCTGGTGGCGCTGCCGCTGCTGGTGTGGCTGGCCGCCGACAAGGTCTTCGCCCTGCCGCCCCTGGAAGTGGCCGTCGCCACCGTGGCGGCCGCCATGCCGACCGGCGCCAACGTCTTCATCCTGGCCCGGCGCTATGACCTCTATCTGCGGCGCGCGGCCAGCGCCGTCCTCATCTCCACGGTCGGGTCGGTCGTGACGATCACGGTGATCCTCACCCTGTTGCGGGTCTGA
- a CDS encoding AraC family transcriptional regulator, producing MARSIDPEDYQHVPRPVAAMPKDFPAGFQIAAHSHPRAQLIHAVAGSMWVEADPGAWAVPPRYALWIPGGIRHSVRMVTAVAMRTLYIDTDRVDRLPADCTVIAVSPLLRELIVAAAGEPLEYDEAGRGGHVVALLLDELRASPAAPVHLPMPRDRRLVRLADQLLADPARDDTLEGWGAAVGASARTLARRFREETGMSFAEWRQRARLVLALARLAEGEAVGSVALGLGYRSASAFTAMFRRTIGHAPATYRPDPAISGPRNGRA from the coding sequence ATGGCCCGCAGCATCGACCCGGAAGACTACCAGCATGTGCCGCGTCCGGTGGCGGCGATGCCCAAGGATTTCCCGGCCGGCTTCCAGATTGCGGCCCATTCCCATCCGCGCGCGCAACTGATCCATGCCGTCGCCGGCTCGATGTGGGTCGAGGCCGATCCCGGCGCCTGGGCGGTGCCGCCGCGCTATGCCCTGTGGATCCCGGGCGGCATCCGCCACAGCGTGCGCATGGTGACGGCGGTGGCGATGCGCACGCTCTATATCGACACCGACCGCGTCGACCGGCTGCCGGCCGACTGCACGGTGATCGCGGTCTCGCCCCTGCTGCGCGAACTGATCGTGGCCGCGGCCGGCGAGCCGCTGGAATATGACGAGGCCGGCCGCGGCGGTCACGTCGTGGCCCTGTTGCTGGACGAGCTGCGCGCCTCGCCGGCCGCCCCCGTCCACCTGCCGATGCCGCGCGACCGCCGGCTGGTGCGCCTGGCCGACCAGCTTCTGGCCGACCCGGCCCGAGACGATACGCTGGAGGGCTGGGGCGCCGCCGTCGGCGCCAGCGCGCGCACGCTGGCCAGGCGCTTCCGCGAGGAGACGGGCATGAGCTTCGCCGAATGGCGCCAGCGTGCCCGCCTCGTGCTGGCGCTGGCCCGCCTGGCCGAGGGCGAGGCGGTCGGGTCGGTGGCGCTGGGCCTCGGCTATCGCAGCGCCAGCGCCTTCACCGCCATGTTCCGGCGCACCATCGGACACGCGCCGGCAACCTACCGTCCCGACCCTGCCATTTCCGGACCCCGCAATGGCCGAGCGTAA
- a CDS encoding DUF6880 family protein produces MAERNKLTQAALEDLGAARLARALLDHAEQDDVLRRKLQLLMVGAASPARLADDIAKRLQVMARGRSAIDGEKIKATARELDDLRRAIVDQLAPARLGDALDRLWQMLAMAPRILHRIEFGGSRIEAAFAAVVADLGRLSAQQPDRDPEALAERITLALDADRGLVTADLIAAMAPALGAEGRAALRRRGMAALALLPRLQEREDWAVRGQRMEQTARLLALADVEADADAYAAAVRAGGVEAFHAFEVARRLAAAGRPAEALDWLDRFPARAAPDAELDLRLATLEALGRRDEAQGLRWRFFEQSLSSRHLRDHLKHLPDFADFEAEQRALDHVAACPHADAALAFLVEWPDLGRAARLVESRLGEFRSMPGMQQAGAALDFRHPLAALRLRRRLVEDVLEQGRSEVYADAVIALVDAGSSAKRAEAASLETHPAFVDRLRQRFGRKYKFWHLYDETR; encoded by the coding sequence ATGGCCGAGCGTAACAAGCTGACCCAGGCCGCCCTGGAAGATCTGGGCGCCGCGCGGCTTGCCCGCGCTTTGCTGGACCATGCCGAGCAGGACGATGTCCTGCGCCGCAAGCTCCAGCTCCTCATGGTGGGGGCGGCCAGCCCGGCGCGCTTGGCCGATGACATCGCCAAGCGCCTCCAGGTGATGGCGCGCGGGCGATCGGCGATCGACGGCGAGAAGATCAAGGCGACCGCGCGCGAACTGGACGACCTGCGCCGGGCGATCGTCGACCAGTTGGCGCCGGCGCGGCTGGGCGACGCCCTCGATCGCCTTTGGCAGATGCTGGCGATGGCGCCGCGGATCCTCCATCGCATCGAGTTTGGCGGCAGCCGGATCGAGGCGGCCTTCGCCGCCGTGGTGGCCGACCTCGGCCGGCTGTCGGCCCAACAGCCCGATCGCGACCCCGAGGCGCTGGCCGAGCGGATCACACTGGCGCTGGATGCCGACCGCGGGCTCGTTACCGCCGACCTGATCGCCGCCATGGCCCCCGCCCTCGGCGCCGAGGGTCGCGCCGCCCTGCGTCGGCGCGGAATGGCAGCGCTTGCCCTGCTGCCCCGGCTGCAGGAGCGGGAGGACTGGGCCGTTCGCGGCCAGCGGATGGAACAGACCGCGCGGCTGCTGGCGCTGGCCGATGTCGAGGCCGACGCCGATGCCTATGCCGCCGCGGTCCGGGCGGGCGGTGTCGAGGCCTTCCATGCCTTCGAGGTTGCGCGCCGTCTTGCCGCCGCCGGGCGCCCTGCCGAGGCGCTCGACTGGCTCGATCGCTTCCCGGCGCGCGCGGCGCCCGACGCCGAGCTCGACCTGCGGCTGGCGACGCTGGAGGCGCTGGGCCGCCGCGACGAGGCCCAGGGCCTGCGCTGGCGGTTCTTCGAGCAATCGCTGTCGTCGCGCCACCTGCGCGACCACCTGAAGCATCTGCCCGATTTCGCCGACTTCGAGGCCGAGCAGCGGGCGTTGGACCATGTCGCGGCCTGTCCGCACGCCGACGCGGCACTGGCCTTCCTGGTCGAATGGCCCGATCTCGGCCGCGCCGCGCGACTGGTCGAAAGCCGCCTGGGCGAGTTTCGCTCGATGCCGGGCATGCAGCAGGCAGGCGCAGCGCTCGATTTCCGCCATCCGCTGGCGGCTCTGCGGCTGCGGCGCCGGCTGGTCGAGGATGTTCTGGAGCAGGGCCGGTCGGAGGTCTACGCCGATGCGGTGATCGCCCTGGTGGACGCCGGTTCTTCGGCGAAGCGGGCGGAGGCAGCCAGCCTGGAGACGCACCCGGCCTTCGTCGACCGGCTGCGCCAGCGCTTCGGGCGGAAGTACAAGTTCTGGCACCTCTACGACGAGACCCGGTAG
- a CDS encoding LysR family transcriptional regulator — MQLRHLRYFVALADERHFGRAAAACHISQSTLSAALRLLEEEIGAPLVERDQRFKGLTAEGGALLDWARRILAERRRLDQEVAALREGLSGELELGAVPAALPTIGLLTTAFHRRYPNVRLTVVSRTSNEIQRALDEFSLDAGITYLDNEPLHGVRATTLYEERYILLTPADGPFAARRSVHWAEAADASLCLLTPDMQNRRIIDGIFREVGKTPRVLVETNSVMTLCSHIRTGAWSSVFPHNFLWVFGTPPGMLALPLASPVRTHAIGLVVRREEPLSPLVRALEAVAAGLDMASQLEPMVPPAL; from the coding sequence ATGCAGCTTCGCCATCTCCGCTACTTCGTGGCGCTGGCCGACGAGCGCCATTTCGGTCGCGCGGCGGCCGCTTGCCACATCAGCCAGTCGACCCTGTCGGCCGCGCTCCGCCTGCTGGAGGAGGAGATCGGGGCACCGCTGGTCGAGCGCGACCAGCGCTTCAAGGGATTGACGGCCGAGGGGGGCGCCCTGCTCGACTGGGCGCGCCGCATCCTGGCCGAGCGGCGGCGGCTGGACCAGGAGGTGGCGGCGCTGCGCGAGGGCCTGTCGGGCGAGCTGGAACTGGGGGCGGTGCCGGCCGCCCTGCCCACGATCGGCCTGCTGACGACGGCGTTCCACCGCCGCTATCCGAACGTCCGGCTGACGGTGGTTTCGCGCACCTCGAACGAGATCCAGCGGGCGCTCGACGAATTCTCGCTCGATGCCGGCATCACCTATCTCGACAACGAGCCGCTGCACGGGGTGCGCGCCACCACGCTCTACGAGGAGCGCTATATCCTGCTGACCCCGGCCGATGGGCCGTTCGCCGCCCGCCGCAGCGTCCATTGGGCCGAGGCGGCGGACGCTTCGCTCTGCCTGCTGACGCCCGACATGCAGAACCGGCGCATCATCGACGGCATCTTCCGCGAGGTCGGCAAGACGCCGCGCGTCCTGGTCGAGACGAACTCGGTCATGACGCTCTGCTCCCACATCCGCACCGGGGCGTGGTCGAGCGTTTTCCCGCACAACTTCCTCTGGGTCTTCGGCACCCCGCCCGGCATGCTGGCCCTGCCGCTGGCTTCGCCCGTGCGCACCCACGCCATCGGCCTTGTGGTCCGGCGCGAGGAGCCGCTGTCGCCGCTGGTCCGGGCGCTGGAGGCGGTCGCGGCGGGCCTCGACATGGCCAGCCAGTTGGAGCCGATGGTGCCGCCCGCACTGTGA
- a CDS encoding formate dehydrogenase subunit gamma — protein sequence MAGPAAASSSDTFDAAVVIEIAEGLRGLDGPLLPILHAVNDRLGHVDQRAVPLIADILNLSRAEVHGVVGFYHDFRRAPAGRHRVQVCRAEACQAMGGEALASRLEQVFGVPFGQTTVDGRVTLEAVYCLGNCALSPAAMIDGEPVGRATVARIVEGVAR from the coding sequence ATGGCCGGGCCTGCAGCCGCCAGTTCGAGCGACACATTCGACGCCGCCGTCGTGATCGAGATAGCCGAAGGGCTGCGCGGCCTCGACGGGCCGTTGCTGCCGATCCTTCATGCCGTCAACGACCGGCTGGGCCATGTCGACCAGCGCGCCGTGCCGCTGATCGCCGACATCCTCAACCTGTCGCGGGCCGAGGTGCATGGCGTCGTCGGCTTCTACCATGATTTCCGGCGCGCGCCGGCCGGCCGCCACCGCGTGCAGGTCTGCCGTGCCGAGGCCTGCCAGGCGATGGGGGGCGAGGCGCTGGCCAGCCGGTTGGAGCAGGTCTTCGGCGTCCCTTTCGGCCAGACCACGGTGGACGGGCGGGTGACGCTGGAGGCGGTCTACTGCCTGGGCAATTGCGCCCTGTCGCCGGCCGCGATGATCGACGGCGAGCCGGTAGGCCGGGCCACCGTCGCGCGCATCGTCGAAGGCGTGGCGCGATGA
- a CDS encoding formate dehydrogenase beta subunit gives MIRVFVPGDAAALSVGAEAVAAAIAAEAAARGIAVTFVRTGSRGLFWLEPLVEVDRPGGRVGYGPVTAAEVRSLFDAGFLDGGAHARALGRVEDIPYLARQQRVTFARCGIVDPASLADYEAHGGLKGLRAALAMDPAAIVAAVTESGLRGRGGAGFPTGIKWRTVLEAAGPRKYIVCNADEGDSGTYADRMLLEGDPFLLVEGMAIAGLAVGAGKGFVYIRSEYPHAFRRMQAAIETARAAGLLGPDILGSGRAFEMEARLGAGAYICGEETSLLESLEGRRGQIRFKPPLPAISGLFGRPTVINNLITLATVPAILADGAAAYRDVGTGRSRGTMPIQLAGNVRHGGLVERAFGLTLGEIVEEFGGGTATGRPVRAVQVGGPLGAYWPTDLFDVPFEYEAFAARGGMIGHGGIVVFDDTVDLARQARFAFQFCAIESCGKCTPCRIGAVRGAETMDKIIAGQDRDANLTLVRDLCEVMRDGSLCALGGLTPMPVVSALDHFPEDFDRPAQACAAD, from the coding sequence ATGATCCGGGTCTTCGTGCCGGGCGACGCCGCGGCGCTTTCGGTCGGCGCCGAGGCCGTTGCCGCCGCCATCGCCGCCGAGGCCGCGGCCCGCGGCATCGCCGTGACGTTCGTACGCACCGGCTCGCGCGGGCTTTTCTGGCTGGAGCCGCTGGTGGAGGTGGACCGGCCGGGCGGCCGCGTCGGCTACGGGCCGGTCACTGCCGCCGAGGTGCGCAGCCTGTTCGATGCCGGCTTCCTCGATGGCGGCGCCCATGCGCGCGCGCTGGGGCGGGTAGAGGACATCCCCTACCTGGCGCGCCAGCAGCGCGTGACCTTTGCCCGCTGCGGCATCGTCGACCCGGCGTCGCTCGCCGACTACGAGGCCCATGGCGGGTTGAAGGGCCTGCGCGCCGCGCTGGCCATGGACCCGGCCGCGATCGTTGCCGCGGTGACGGAATCGGGCCTGCGCGGCCGCGGCGGCGCCGGCTTCCCGACCGGCATCAAGTGGCGCACGGTGCTGGAGGCGGCGGGCCCGCGGAAATACATCGTCTGCAACGCCGACGAGGGCGACAGCGGCACCTATGCCGACCGCATGCTGCTGGAGGGCGACCCGTTCCTGCTGGTCGAGGGCATGGCGATCGCCGGCCTGGCGGTGGGCGCCGGGAAGGGCTTCGTCTACATCCGCTCCGAGTACCCCCACGCCTTCCGCCGCATGCAGGCGGCGATCGAGACGGCGCGCGCGGCCGGCCTGCTCGGCCCCGACATCCTGGGCAGCGGCCGGGCCTTCGAGATGGAGGCGCGCCTGGGGGCCGGCGCCTATATCTGCGGCGAGGAAACCTCGCTGCTGGAAAGCCTGGAGGGCCGGCGCGGGCAGATCCGCTTCAAGCCACCCCTGCCGGCGATCAGCGGCCTGTTCGGGCGGCCGACCGTCATCAACAACCTGATCACGCTGGCGACGGTGCCGGCGATCCTGGCCGATGGGGCTGCGGCCTATCGCGATGTCGGCACTGGGCGGTCGCGCGGCACCATGCCGATCCAGCTTGCCGGCAATGTCCGCCATGGCGGCCTGGTCGAGCGTGCCTTCGGGCTGACCTTGGGCGAGATCGTCGAGGAATTCGGCGGCGGCACGGCCACCGGCCGGCCGGTGCGCGCGGTGCAGGTGGGCGGGCCGCTCGGCGCCTACTGGCCGACCGACCTGTTCGACGTGCCGTTCGAGTACGAGGCTTTCGCCGCCCGCGGCGGCATGATCGGCCATGGCGGGATCGTCGTCTTCGACGACACCGTCGACCTTGCCCGCCAGGCGCGCTTCGCCTTCCAGTTCTGCGCCATCGAATCCTGCGGCAAGTGCACGCCCTGCCGCATCGGCGCGGTGCGCGGCGCCGAGACGATGGACAAGATCATCGCCGGCCAGGACCGCGACGCCAACCTGACGCTCGTGCGCGACCTGTGCGAGGTGATGCGCGACGGCTCGCTCTGCGCGCTGGGCGGGCTGACGCCGATGCCGGTCGTAAGCGCGCTCGACCATTTCCCGGAGGATTTCGACCGGCCCGCGCAGGCCTGCGCGGCCGATTGA